One segment of Mycolicibacterium baixiangningiae DNA contains the following:
- a CDS encoding HAD-IA family hydrolase, giving the protein MTDTLDRSTATRPQLVLFDLDGTLTDSAQGIVASFRHALGEVGAPVPDGDLVSRIVGPPMHHTLRSLGLGERVDEAIAAYRADYTSRGWSMNRTFDGIPALLADLQAAGVRLAVATSKAEPTAQRILAHFGLDGFFEVIAGASPDGTRAAKADVVASALARLEPLPDRVVMVGDRWHDVEGAAAHGIDTVVVGWGYGRADFSEPTEVPVLAHVETVADLREVLGV; this is encoded by the coding sequence GTGACCGACACGCTGGACCGTTCCACCGCCACCCGCCCGCAGCTGGTGCTGTTCGATCTGGACGGCACGCTCACCGATTCCGCGCAGGGCATCGTGGCGAGCTTCCGGCATGCACTGGGCGAGGTCGGGGCGCCCGTTCCGGACGGTGATCTGGTCAGCCGCATCGTCGGACCCCCGATGCACCACACCCTGCGCTCGCTGGGCCTCGGCGAGCGGGTTGATGAGGCGATCGCCGCCTACCGGGCCGACTACACGTCCCGGGGGTGGTCGATGAACCGCACCTTCGACGGCATCCCGGCCCTGCTGGCGGATCTGCAGGCGGCGGGCGTCCGCCTGGCCGTGGCGACGTCGAAAGCCGAGCCGACCGCGCAGCGCATCCTGGCCCACTTCGGCCTGGACGGCTTCTTCGAGGTCATCGCGGGCGCCAGCCCGGACGGCACCCGGGCCGCGAAGGCCGACGTCGTGGCCTCCGCGCTGGCCCGGCTCGAACCGCTGCCCGACCGGGTGGTGATGGTCGGCGACCGGTGGCACGACGTCGAGGGTGCCGCGGCACACGGTATCGACACCGTGGTGGTCGGCTGGGGATACGGTCGCGCCGATTTCAGCGAGCCCACCGAGGTGCCCGTGCTCGCGCACGTGGAGACGGTGGCCGACCTGCGGGAGGTGCTGGGTGTCTGA
- a CDS encoding Nif3-like dinuclear metal center hexameric protein, whose product MSVRLADVIAVLDAAYPPRLAADWDSVGLVCGDPDEPVDSVTVAVDPTEAVIARVPERGLLLAHHPLLLRGVDTVAASTPKGALVHSLIRTGRALFTAHTNADSASPGVSDALAAAVGLTVEEVLSPVSADTELDKWVVYVPTEDADAVREAVFDAGGGQIGDYSHCSWSASGTGQFLPHDGASPAIGNVGSLERVAEERVEVIAPAARRRELLSAVRAAHPYEEPAFDIFSIAPIPGDVGIGRIGSLPAPEPLADFVSRVNAALPATTWGVRAAGDPSSMVSRVAVCGGAGDSLLATVARADVQVYLTADLRHHPADEHRRASPVALVDVAHWASEFPWCEQAAGVLREHFSDALPVRVCDLRTDPWNLGTGRGTSES is encoded by the coding sequence ATGAGCGTGCGGCTGGCCGACGTGATCGCCGTGCTCGACGCGGCCTATCCACCGCGACTGGCGGCCGACTGGGATTCGGTCGGGCTGGTGTGCGGTGACCCGGACGAACCCGTCGACTCGGTGACCGTCGCGGTCGACCCCACCGAGGCCGTCATCGCCCGGGTACCGGAGCGCGGGCTGCTGCTGGCGCATCACCCGCTGCTGCTGCGCGGCGTGGACACCGTCGCGGCGAGCACCCCCAAGGGCGCGCTCGTGCACTCGCTGATCCGCACCGGCCGCGCCCTGTTCACCGCACACACCAACGCCGACTCCGCCTCGCCGGGGGTCTCCGACGCGCTGGCCGCCGCGGTGGGGCTCACCGTCGAAGAGGTGCTCTCGCCGGTCTCCGCCGACACCGAGCTGGACAAGTGGGTGGTCTACGTTCCGACCGAGGACGCCGATGCGGTGCGCGAGGCAGTGTTCGATGCGGGTGGCGGCCAGATCGGCGACTACTCACACTGCAGCTGGAGCGCATCGGGAACTGGACAGTTCCTCCCACACGACGGCGCCTCGCCGGCCATCGGCAACGTCGGCTCCCTGGAGCGCGTCGCCGAGGAGCGGGTGGAGGTGATCGCGCCTGCGGCCCGGCGCCGGGAGCTGCTCAGCGCCGTGCGCGCGGCGCATCCCTACGAGGAGCCCGCCTTCGACATCTTCAGCATCGCGCCGATCCCCGGGGACGTCGGAATCGGCCGCATCGGCTCGTTACCGGCACCGGAGCCGTTGGCCGACTTCGTCTCCCGTGTCAACGCCGCCCTGCCCGCCACGACGTGGGGTGTGCGTGCGGCCGGGGACCCGTCGAGCATGGTGTCGCGGGTGGCCGTGTGCGGGGGAGCGGGGGATTCACTGCTCGCCACGGTGGCCCGCGCCGACGTGCAGGTGTACCTGACGGCCGATCTTCGTCATCACCCCGCCGACGAGCACCGCCGGGCATCGCCGGTGGCGCTGGTGGACGTCGCCCACTGGGCCAGCGAGTTCCCCTGGTGCGAACAGGCTGCCGGGGTGCTGCGTGAGCACTTCTCCGATGCGTTACCGGTGCGGGTCTGCGACCTGCGCACCGATCCGTGGAACCTAGGGACTGGTAGGGGTACAAGTGAAAGCTGA
- a CDS encoding zinc ribbon domain-containing protein, producing the protein MKADVWQQHSLLQLAEVDAGLARVEHRVKKLPEQEELDRVRAELVAAQDRSAALGIAMEDLDEQVAKFESEIDAVRQREDRDRALLNGDSVAAKQVGELQHELETLERRQASLEDSLLEVMERREELAGRRVVEVAAVDELDTALRAAQHALAEAVADLDRSRQESLTRREELLTSLQPDLVDLYERQRARGGQGAGQLQGRRCGACRLEIDRGEMSRISAAADDEVLRCPECNAILVRAEGFKK; encoded by the coding sequence GTGAAAGCTGATGTGTGGCAGCAACATTCGTTGCTACAGCTGGCCGAGGTGGACGCCGGGCTGGCCCGGGTCGAGCATCGCGTGAAGAAGCTGCCCGAACAGGAGGAGCTCGACCGGGTGCGCGCCGAGCTCGTTGCGGCGCAGGACAGGTCGGCCGCGCTCGGGATCGCCATGGAAGACCTCGACGAGCAGGTGGCGAAGTTCGAGTCCGAGATCGACGCCGTCCGTCAGCGCGAAGACCGTGACCGCGCTCTGCTGAACGGGGACAGTGTCGCCGCCAAACAGGTCGGGGAGCTGCAGCACGAGCTCGAGACGCTCGAACGCCGCCAGGCGAGCCTGGAGGATTCGTTGCTGGAGGTGATGGAGCGCCGCGAGGAGCTCGCCGGCCGGCGGGTGGTGGAAGTGGCGGCCGTCGACGAGCTCGACACCGCGTTGAGGGCCGCCCAGCATGCGCTGGCCGAGGCGGTGGCCGACCTCGACCGGTCGCGGCAGGAGAGCCTCACCCGGCGCGAGGAGTTGCTGACGTCGCTGCAACCCGACCTGGTCGACCTCTATGAGCGCCAGCGCGCCCGGGGCGGTCAGGGCGCCGGACAGTTGCAGGGCCGCCGGTGCGGCGCCTGCCGGCTCGAGATCGACCGGGGTGAGATGTCGCGGATCTCCGCGGCCGCCGACGACGAGGTGCTGCGCTGTCCGGAGTGCAACGCAATCCTGGTGCGCGCCGAGGGTTTCAAGAAGTGA
- a CDS encoding bifunctional RNase H/acid phosphatase has translation MKVIVEADGGSRGNPGPAGYGSVVFSADRSAVLAERKQSIGRATNNVAEYRGLIAGLEEAAGVGATDVAVSMDSKLVVEQMAGRWRVKHPDLIPLHRQARSLAERFDRVTYSWIPRARNAHADRLANEAMDAAAGIEPEPREPVVAASTETPTSPAGWTGARGEPTRFLLLRHGQTELSVERRYSGRGNPALTELGRRQADAAAAHLADRGGIDAVVSSPLQRAYDTATAAAKALNLDVAVDEDLIETDFGSWEGLTFGEAAQRDPDIHSRWLHDTSVEPPGGESFDAVAHRVRRARNRIIAEHGASTVLVVSHVTPIKTMLRLALNAGEGILYRLHLDLASLSIAEFYPDGGSSVRLVNQTAYL, from the coding sequence GTGAAAGTCATCGTCGAGGCGGACGGCGGTTCGCGCGGCAACCCCGGTCCCGCGGGTTACGGGTCGGTGGTGTTCTCCGCCGACCGGTCGGCGGTCCTCGCCGAGCGCAAACAGTCGATCGGCCGGGCCACCAACAACGTCGCCGAGTACCGCGGGCTGATCGCCGGCCTGGAGGAAGCCGCCGGTGTGGGCGCGACCGACGTGGCGGTGTCGATGGACTCCAAACTCGTGGTCGAGCAGATGGCGGGCCGCTGGCGGGTCAAGCATCCCGATCTGATCCCGTTGCACCGGCAGGCGCGGTCGCTGGCGGAGCGGTTCGACCGCGTCACCTACTCGTGGATTCCGCGCGCGCGCAACGCCCACGCCGACCGGTTGGCCAACGAGGCGATGGACGCCGCGGCGGGTATCGAACCGGAGCCGCGCGAGCCGGTGGTGGCTGCTTCGACGGAGACGCCGACGTCGCCGGCCGGCTGGACCGGCGCGCGGGGGGAGCCGACGCGGTTTCTGCTGCTGCGCCACGGCCAGACCGAACTGTCGGTCGAGCGGCGGTACTCGGGGCGTGGCAACCCCGCGCTGACCGAACTGGGCCGCAGGCAGGCCGACGCCGCGGCCGCCCACCTCGCGGATCGGGGCGGGATCGACGCCGTCGTGAGTTCACCGCTGCAGCGCGCCTACGACACCGCGACGGCAGCCGCCAAGGCGCTCAATCTCGACGTCGCGGTCGACGAGGATCTGATCGAGACAGACTTCGGTTCGTGGGAGGGGCTGACGTTCGGCGAGGCGGCCCAGCGTGATCCGGACATCCACAGCCGCTGGCTGCACGACACCAGCGTGGAACCACCCGGGGGCGAGAGCTTCGACGCCGTCGCGCACCGGGTCCGGCGAGCGCGCAACCGCATCATCGCTGAGCACGGCGCCTCGACGGTGCTGGTGGTTTCGCATGTCACACCGATCAAGACGATGCTGAGGCTGGCACTGAACGCCGGTGAGGGCATCCTCTACCGGCTGCACCTCGACCTCGCCTCCCTGAGCATCGCCGAGTTCTACCCCGACGGCGGGTCATCGGTGCGGCTGGTGAATCAGACCGCCTATCTCTAG
- a CDS encoding helix-turn-helix domain-containing protein, whose protein sequence is MQANEAPEDGVDQRVRKRLRELRRQRGFTLEEVAARSAIDVSTLSRLESGKRRLALDHLPRLAAALAVTTDELLRAPEAEDPRVRSNSHTRHGVTYWPLTRQGSPSGLHAFKVRVSARRRKPPAELPVHEGQDWMYVLSGRLRLILGERDFIVEPGEAVEFSTWTPHWFGVIDGPVEAIVIFGPHGERLHLHI, encoded by the coding sequence ATGCAGGCAAACGAGGCGCCCGAGGACGGTGTCGACCAACGGGTGCGCAAACGCTTGCGGGAGCTCCGCCGGCAGCGCGGGTTCACCCTGGAGGAGGTGGCCGCCAGGTCGGCCATCGACGTCTCGACGCTGAGCCGGCTGGAATCGGGTAAGCGACGGCTGGCGCTCGACCATCTCCCCCGGCTGGCGGCCGCGCTGGCGGTCACCACCGACGAACTGCTGCGGGCGCCGGAGGCCGAAGACCCCCGGGTGCGCTCGAATTCGCATACCCGCCACGGAGTCACGTACTGGCCGTTGACCCGTCAGGGGTCGCCGAGCGGGTTGCACGCATTCAAGGTCCGCGTCAGCGCGCGGCGGCGCAAACCGCCCGCCGAGCTACCTGTGCACGAGGGTCAGGACTGGATGTACGTGCTGTCCGGCCGGCTGCGACTGATCCTCGGCGAGCGCGACTTCATTGTGGAACCCGGTGAGGCCGTGGAGTTCTCGACCTGGACGCCGCACTGGTTCGGGGTGATCGACGGCCCGGTGGAGGCGATCGTCATCTTCGGACCCCATGGTGAGCGCCTCCACCTGCACATCTGA
- a CDS encoding NAD(P)/FAD-dependent oxidoreductase → MDEIWDCVIVGGGAAGLSAALVLGRARRRTLVVDAGEPSNAVSHGIGGLLGHDGRPPAELYADGRRELAKYPQVEVRDGVVTAVRRDDVFTVELGDGTVEAARRIVLATGMQYRLPELPGVAELWGASVFHCPFCHGWEVRDAPVALMATGARAVHAALLLRGWSDDIVLLTEDLGGDDRALIEAAGVRIEERPVAEVRGASDGLDVVFSDGAVLARRGLMVTPSVGQRSALAEQLGVRFGEANPMSSEAVWVDEFARTSVPGVFAAGDVTVQMPQVAAAIAAGAKAAAAVVQSLLADEFGLPVPAWKEYENV, encoded by the coding sequence ATGGATGAGATCTGGGACTGTGTGATCGTCGGCGGCGGTGCCGCGGGACTGAGCGCCGCGCTGGTGCTGGGACGGGCGCGCCGGCGCACTCTCGTGGTGGATGCCGGCGAGCCGAGTAACGCTGTGTCGCACGGAATCGGCGGGCTGTTGGGACACGACGGGCGCCCTCCCGCCGAGCTGTACGCCGACGGTCGTCGAGAACTGGCGAAGTATCCGCAGGTGGAGGTGCGCGACGGGGTGGTGACCGCGGTGCGGCGCGACGACGTGTTCACCGTCGAGCTGGGTGACGGCACCGTCGAAGCGGCGCGGCGCATTGTGCTCGCCACCGGTATGCAGTACCGGCTGCCGGAGCTTCCCGGGGTGGCGGAGCTCTGGGGCGCGTCGGTGTTCCACTGTCCGTTCTGCCACGGCTGGGAGGTGCGCGATGCGCCCGTCGCGCTGATGGCCACAGGTGCGCGAGCGGTGCACGCCGCACTGCTGCTGCGCGGATGGAGTGATGACATCGTGCTGCTCACCGAGGATCTCGGCGGTGACGACCGGGCGCTGATCGAAGCGGCCGGCGTCCGCATCGAGGAGCGCCCGGTCGCCGAGGTGCGTGGCGCTTCAGACGGTCTGGACGTCGTCTTCTCCGACGGGGCGGTGCTGGCGCGCCGCGGGTTGATGGTCACCCCGTCGGTGGGTCAACGCTCCGCGCTGGCCGAGCAGCTCGGCGTGCGGTTCGGGGAGGCGAATCCGATGTCGTCGGAGGCGGTGTGGGTCGATGAGTTCGCCCGCACGTCGGTGCCCGGCGTATTCGCAGCCGGGGACGTCACCGTGCAGATGCCGCAGGTGGCCGCCGCGATCGCGGCCGGCGCGAAAGCCGCGGCAGCAGTGGTGCAGAGCCTGCTCGCTGATGAGTTCGGATTGCCGGTTCCGGCATGGAAGGAGTACGAGAATGTCTGA
- a CDS encoding class I SAM-dependent methyltransferase, with protein sequence MSETVEFWEQHYGAKDRVWSGRVNVRLAEIVEPLAPGRALDLGCGEGADAIWLAQRGWQVVGVDVSTTALNRAAEDAAAAGVAERIRFERHDLAETFPKGSFDLVSAQFFHSPLDVDRNAALHRAADAVVPGGLLLVVDHGATPEWTWKDGHPHNLPSLQEVLTALAPDPERWEQLRAEEVERAGESPDGEPVTWLDNVILLRRR encoded by the coding sequence ATGTCTGAGACAGTGGAGTTCTGGGAGCAGCACTACGGGGCGAAGGACCGGGTGTGGAGCGGTCGGGTCAACGTGCGGCTCGCCGAGATCGTCGAACCGCTCGCACCAGGACGTGCGCTCGACCTCGGCTGCGGGGAGGGCGCCGACGCCATCTGGCTGGCCCAGCGCGGATGGCAGGTGGTGGGCGTCGACGTCTCGACGACCGCGCTGAATCGGGCCGCCGAGGACGCCGCGGCGGCCGGTGTCGCCGAACGCATCCGGTTCGAACGACACGACCTCGCGGAGACCTTCCCCAAGGGGAGTTTCGACTTGGTGTCGGCGCAGTTCTTCCACTCGCCACTGGACGTCGACCGCAACGCCGCCCTGCATCGGGCGGCCGATGCCGTGGTGCCCGGGGGTCTCCTGCTGGTCGTGGACCACGGCGCCACGCCGGAGTGGACCTGGAAGGACGGTCACCCGCACAACCTGCCGTCGCTGCAGGAGGTGCTGACCGCGCTGGCACCCGATCCCGAGCGCTGGGAACAGCTACGGGCCGAGGAGGTCGAGCGGGCAGGGGAGAGCCCCGACGGCGAACCGGTGACGTGGCTGGACAACGTGATCCTGCTGCGGCGGCGTTGA